One genomic segment of Rhizobium sp. 11515TR includes these proteins:
- a CDS encoding ABC transporter permease yields MHRYRFVLTRPLQFLPVLFGISVITFVLVRLIPGDPARNILGTRATPAALASIRAQYGLDQPMWLQYFYFIKNLGNGEMGKSILYKIDVLPLISTRIEPTIALVVSSVILSILIAVPMSAIAARNVGRAPDHIVRVVSTFGIGFPPFWLGLMLIILFSVQLGMLPVSGYGSTIGEKIAHLILPALTVALSLSTVLTRSLRAAMIESLKSDVATAARARGMPEGIVFWRHVVPNSLVPTINLLAVNIGWLIGGTVVVESVFALPGMGQLLVRAIFSRDYMVVQGVAMVFACATVLVNFFADIVTVAVDPRVKL; encoded by the coding sequence ATGCATCGCTATAGATTCGTACTGACACGGCCACTGCAATTCCTGCCCGTCCTCTTCGGCATCAGCGTCATCACCTTCGTTCTGGTCCGCCTCATTCCCGGCGATCCCGCGCGCAATATCCTCGGTACGCGCGCCACGCCGGCCGCTCTTGCCAGCATCCGCGCGCAATACGGCCTCGATCAGCCGATGTGGCTGCAATATTTCTATTTCATCAAAAACCTCGGCAATGGCGAGATGGGCAAATCGATCCTCTACAAGATCGATGTACTGCCGCTGATTTCGACGCGGATCGAGCCGACGATCGCACTGGTCGTCTCCAGCGTCATCCTGTCGATCCTGATTGCCGTGCCGATGTCGGCGATCGCCGCGCGCAATGTCGGCCGCGCACCGGATCATATCGTGCGCGTCGTCTCGACCTTCGGCATCGGCTTTCCGCCCTTCTGGCTGGGGCTGATGCTGATCATCCTCTTCAGCGTCCAACTCGGGATGCTGCCGGTCTCGGGCTACGGCTCGACGATCGGCGAGAAGATCGCCCATCTCATCCTGCCGGCTCTGACCGTTGCGCTATCGCTTTCGACGGTGCTGACCCGCAGCCTGCGAGCGGCGATGATCGAATCCTTGAAATCGGATGTGGCGACCGCGGCCCGTGCCCGCGGTATGCCGGAGGGCATCGTCTTCTGGCGGCATGTCGTGCCGAACTCGCTGGTGCCGACGATCAACCTGCTCGCCGTCAACATCGGCTGGCTGATCGGCGGTACGGTGGTCGTTGAAAGCGTCTTTGCCCTGCCCGGCATGGGGCAACTGCTGGTGCGCGCCATCTTCTCCCGCGACTACATGGTCGTTCAGGGCGTTGCGATGGTGTTTGCCTGCGCCACCGTGCTGGTCAACTTCTTCGCTGATATCGTGACAGTCGCCGTCGATCCTCGGGTGAAACTATGA
- a CDS encoding ABC transporter substrate-binding protein: MINKWKTIGLAAILAGLTLSASYAEAAGVLTIGRREDSTTFDPIKTAQNIDNWVFSNVYDVLVRVDKTGTKLEPGLAESWTTSDDGLTYVFKIRDTKFSDGSPLTADDAAFSLLRIRDDPASLWSDSYKVIDTAVATDPHTLTIKLKHASAPFLSTLALPNASVISKAGMQSLGADAYAEKPIASGAFSVEEWRRGDRIILKKNPNFWQADRVKLDGVEWISVPDDNTRMLNVQAGQLDTAIFVPFSRVEELKKDPNLNVLIDPSTREDHLLINHAHGDLGKKEVRQALDMAIDKKAIVDAVTFHQGTVANSYIPKGALYYYADNPQRPYDPEKAKQMLSAAGVSNLTVKYLIRAGDEVDEQTAVLVQQQLAKAGITANLQKVDPSQEWDMTVAGDYDISVNYWTNDILDPDQKTTFVLGHDSNNNYSTNYKNEAVKELVAKARLELDPKKREEMYVDLQKMAKDDVNWIDLYYSPYINVARKNIDNFHQNPLGRFFLEDTVKN, translated from the coding sequence ATGATCAACAAATGGAAGACAATCGGGCTTGCCGCCATCCTCGCCGGCCTGACGCTGAGCGCAAGCTATGCAGAAGCCGCCGGTGTGCTGACCATCGGCCGCCGTGAGGATTCGACGACGTTCGACCCGATCAAGACGGCGCAGAATATCGACAACTGGGTGTTCTCCAACGTCTACGACGTGCTGGTGCGCGTCGACAAGACGGGGACGAAGCTGGAACCGGGTCTCGCGGAAAGCTGGACGACCTCGGATGACGGCTTGACCTATGTCTTCAAGATCCGCGACACGAAATTCTCGGACGGCTCACCGCTGACGGCTGATGACGCGGCCTTCAGCCTGCTGCGCATCCGCGACGATCCGGCATCGCTGTGGAGCGATTCCTATAAGGTCATCGACACTGCTGTCGCGACCGACCCGCATACGCTGACGATTAAACTCAAGCATGCATCTGCCCCCTTCCTTTCGACGTTGGCGCTCCCGAATGCCTCGGTCATCTCCAAGGCCGGCATGCAATCCTTAGGCGCTGATGCCTATGCGGAAAAGCCGATCGCCTCCGGCGCCTTCTCCGTCGAGGAGTGGCGCCGCGGCGATCGCATCATCCTGAAGAAGAACCCGAATTTCTGGCAGGCCGACCGCGTCAAGCTCGACGGCGTCGAATGGATCTCGGTACCGGACGACAACACCCGGATGCTGAACGTGCAGGCCGGCCAGCTCGATACCGCCATTTTCGTGCCATTCTCCCGCGTCGAAGAGCTGAAAAAGGACCCGAACCTCAACGTGCTGATCGATCCGTCCACGCGTGAGGATCACCTGCTGATCAACCACGCCCATGGCGACCTCGGCAAGAAGGAAGTCCGCCAGGCTCTGGATATGGCGATCGACAAGAAGGCGATCGTCGACGCCGTTACCTTCCATCAGGGCACCGTCGCCAATTCCTATATTCCCAAGGGCGCCTTGTATTACTATGCGGATAATCCGCAGCGTCCCTACGATCCGGAAAAGGCCAAGCAGATGCTTTCGGCGGCCGGCGTCTCCAATCTCACTGTAAAGTACCTCATTCGCGCCGGCGACGAGGTGGATGAGCAGACGGCCGTCTTGGTGCAACAGCAGCTTGCCAAGGCCGGCATCACCGCCAACCTGCAGAAGGTCGATCCGAGCCAGGAATGGGATATGACGGTTGCCGGTGATTACGACATCTCAGTCAACTACTGGACCAACGATATCCTTGATCCGGACCAGAAGACGACCTTCGTGCTCGGTCACGATTCCAACAACAACTATTCAACCAACTACAAGAATGAGGCCGTGAAGGAGCTGGTTGCCAAGGCTCGCCTGGAGCTCGATCCCAAGAAGCGCGAAGAGATGTATGTCGATCTGCAGAAGATGGCGAAGGACGACGTCAACTGGATCGACCTCTATTACAGCCCCTATATCAACGTTGCGCGCAAGAACATCGATAACTTCCATCAAAACCCGCTCGGCCGCTTCTTCCTGGAAGACACCGTCAAAAATTGA
- a CDS encoding ABC transporter permease yields the protein MSVDTTATTFLGWNRFFGKHLTLTLGGGILLLFLLLAILAPLLAPYDPIFQNAEMRLQAPSFLHPFGTDNFGRDILSRVIWGTRIDLQIAVIGVLFPFLIGTTVGTIAGFFGGIVDALFMRIVDIILAFPFLVLMLSIIAILGPGLSSFYIAMALVGWVSYARLIRAQMLVLKGSDYAVAAVSLGFSRPRIMFRHLLPNAIAGSIVFSMSDAVLVLLSGAAVSYLGLGVQPPLAEWGVMVAEGQSFITTAWWITLFPGLSIVCLAFGFSMLGDALGELLGVHE from the coding sequence ATGAGCGTCGACACGACAGCGACCACATTCCTTGGCTGGAACAGGTTTTTTGGGAAGCACCTGACGCTGACGCTCGGCGGCGGCATCCTTCTGCTCTTCCTGCTTCTGGCAATCTTGGCGCCACTTCTCGCACCCTACGATCCGATCTTCCAGAATGCCGAGATGCGCCTTCAGGCGCCGTCGTTCCTGCATCCATTCGGCACCGATAATTTCGGACGCGACATTCTTTCGCGCGTCATCTGGGGTACGCGCATCGACCTGCAGATCGCCGTCATCGGCGTGCTCTTTCCCTTTCTGATCGGCACCACGGTCGGCACCATCGCCGGCTTCTTCGGCGGCATTGTCGATGCGCTCTTCATGCGCATCGTCGATATCATCTTGGCCTTCCCCTTCCTGGTGCTGATGCTGTCGATCATCGCCATCCTGGGACCGGGGCTTAGCAGCTTCTATATTGCCATGGCCCTGGTCGGCTGGGTCTCCTATGCCCGCCTCATCCGTGCGCAGATGCTGGTGCTGAAGGGCAGCGACTATGCCGTTGCCGCCGTCAGCCTCGGCTTCAGCCGTCCCCGGATCATGTTTCGCCATCTGCTACCGAACGCCATTGCCGGTTCGATCGTCTTTTCCATGTCGGACGCCGTACTCGTGCTCCTAAGCGGTGCGGCCGTCAGCTATCTCGGCCTCGGCGTTCAGCCGCCGCTCGCCGAATGGGGCGTCATGGTTGCGGAAGGCCAGAGCTTCATCACCACGGCCTGGTGGATCACGCTGTTTCCCGGCCTTTCCATCGTCTGCCTCGCCTTCGGCTTCAGCATGCTGGGCGACGCGCTCGGCGAGCTGCTGGGGGTGCATGAATGA
- a CDS encoding LuxR family transcriptional regulator, giving the protein MFDQVGTIRRQFTAHQTLDGRIDHIFESMKAIGFEALIYDYSPVPYDLDGKIMIPSLLKLRNISDDMYEYWFDRGYFRIDPVQQVALRTSAPFFWNYDPDADTLIKRFMSEDTVPVARYLSERDMSTGVTVPVHMPRGDYATVTGIRFGANKEFERDAMRYIADFNLLAHVFHETAYSLFDTAALSVGKIRLTERERECLRYSAEGYSAKEISRIIDRSVPTVVMHLNAAAKKLGAKNRTQAVVRATHYRLLDAQPSYNL; this is encoded by the coding sequence ATGTTCGATCAAGTCGGAACCATCAGGCGCCAGTTCACGGCGCATCAGACGCTGGACGGCCGCATCGATCATATCTTCGAGAGCATGAAGGCAATCGGGTTCGAGGCCTTGATCTACGATTATTCGCCGGTTCCCTACGACCTCGACGGCAAGATCATGATCCCATCGCTTTTGAAGCTCAGGAACATCTCCGACGACATGTATGAATACTGGTTCGATCGCGGCTATTTCCGCATCGATCCGGTCCAGCAGGTGGCGCTACGAACCTCGGCGCCGTTCTTCTGGAATTATGATCCCGATGCCGATACGCTGATCAAGCGCTTCATGAGCGAGGACACGGTTCCCGTTGCGCGATACCTGAGCGAGCGCGACATGTCGACGGGTGTGACGGTGCCGGTGCACATGCCTCGCGGCGACTACGCGACGGTCACCGGAATTCGCTTCGGTGCCAACAAGGAGTTCGAGCGCGATGCCATGCGTTACATCGCCGATTTCAACCTGCTTGCGCATGTCTTCCATGAGACGGCCTATTCGCTCTTCGACACTGCAGCGCTCAGTGTCGGCAAGATCCGGCTGACGGAGCGTGAGAGGGAATGCCTGCGCTATTCCGCCGAGGGCTATTCCGCCAAGGAGATTTCCCGCATTATCGATCGCTCGGTGCCGACTGTCGTCATGCATTTGAACGCCGCGGCAAAGAAGCTCGGCGCCAAGAACCGCACGCAGGCGGTCGTTCGCGCCACGCATTATCGGCTGCTGGACGCACAGCCATCCTATAACTTGTGA
- a CDS encoding amidohydrolase family protein → MSASDQQFDLIIRNVRIEEDGDFVDIGVRGDRIAAIEPRIRCDAVSDVDGGKSFAFGGFVDTHIHLDKACILDRCTICEGTLTEAVREVAKAKAGFEEADVYKRAARVVEQAISHGTTRMRTFVEIDPRAGFRSFEAIKRIRGDYAFAVDIEICAFAQDGLTNEPQTYDMLDAALADGADLVGGCPYTDPSPDRHVDMIFSLAAKHNVAVDFHLDFSLDPDRTDLPNVIDATLRQGWQGHVSIGHVTNLSAMPQAQILVIADDLAKAGIALSVLPATDLFLMGRGQDRLVPRGVAPAHLLAGKGVATSIATNNMLNPFTPYGDASLIRMANLYANVAQLSRDEDMSLAFDMVSGMAAGQLDGDTHLQAGDEATIVLLDSSGPGAAVREIARVIAGWKKGHKSFDNGRPTLHKPI, encoded by the coding sequence TTGAGCGCCAGCGATCAACAATTCGATCTCATCATCCGAAATGTCCGCATCGAGGAAGATGGCGATTTCGTCGACATTGGCGTGCGGGGTGACCGGATCGCAGCCATAGAACCTCGCATTCGGTGCGACGCGGTATCGGACGTCGACGGCGGGAAAAGCTTCGCCTTCGGCGGATTTGTCGATACTCACATTCATCTCGACAAGGCCTGCATTCTCGATCGCTGCACGATTTGCGAGGGCACGCTGACTGAGGCCGTGCGGGAAGTCGCCAAAGCCAAGGCCGGCTTTGAAGAAGCCGATGTTTATAAGCGCGCCGCACGCGTCGTAGAGCAAGCGATTTCGCACGGCACGACGAGGATGCGCACCTTCGTCGAAATCGATCCGCGCGCAGGCTTCCGCTCTTTTGAGGCAATCAAGCGCATCCGTGGGGATTATGCTTTCGCGGTCGACATCGAAATCTGTGCCTTTGCTCAGGACGGGCTCACGAACGAGCCCCAAACATACGACATGCTCGACGCAGCACTTGCCGATGGTGCGGATCTGGTGGGCGGCTGTCCTTATACGGATCCCTCTCCCGACCGGCATGTGGACATGATTTTTTCCCTTGCCGCAAAGCACAATGTTGCGGTCGACTTTCATCTCGATTTCAGTCTCGATCCGGATCGAACCGATCTGCCTAACGTGATCGATGCGACCCTCCGTCAGGGTTGGCAGGGTCACGTATCGATCGGCCACGTCACCAATCTGTCGGCCATGCCGCAGGCGCAGATTCTTGTCATCGCCGATGACTTGGCGAAAGCCGGCATAGCGCTGTCGGTGCTTCCGGCGACGGATCTGTTCCTGATGGGCCGCGGTCAAGACCGCTTGGTTCCGCGTGGTGTAGCGCCAGCCCATCTGCTCGCCGGGAAAGGGGTCGCCACATCAATCGCGACCAACAATATGCTCAATCCCTTCACACCCTATGGCGATGCCTCGCTCATTCGCATGGCCAATCTTTACGCCAATGTCGCCCAGCTTTCGCGTGACGAAGATATGAGCCTGGCTTTCGACATGGTGAGCGGAATGGCAGCGGGCCAACTCGACGGCGACACACATCTGCAAGCCGGCGACGAAGCGACGATCGTACTCCTCGACAGCTCCGGTCCCGGTGCGGCGGTACGCGAGATTGCCCGAGTGATTGCCGGCTGGAAAAAGGGGCACAAGAGCTTCGACAACGGCCGCCCTACGCTCCACAAACCGATCTAG
- a CDS encoding acylphosphatase → MQVPQGEFRERMTILGDLNAVSFVPWIQRHANKLGLSQTFFHSDADRIELEVTGPVELIDMLEMGCSLGPIDVWVDEIQRRVMNGPETLHLRNS, encoded by the coding sequence ATGCAGGTGCCGCAAGGTGAATTTCGGGAGCGTATGACGATACTGGGCGACCTTAACGCAGTCTCGTTCGTCCCCTGGATCCAGCGTCACGCCAACAAGCTCGGGCTTTCGCAGACGTTTTTCCATTCCGATGCGGACCGGATCGAACTTGAGGTCACCGGGCCTGTGGAACTGATCGACATGCTGGAAATGGGCTGCTCACTCGGCCCGATCGACGTCTGGGTAGACGAGATTCAACGCAGGGTCATGAATGGGCCGGAAACATTGCATCTTAGGAATTCCTGA
- a CDS encoding dipeptide ABC transporter ATP-binding protein: MSDSLLSVRDLVVKARLDDGARTLIDGVSLDLGKSEILGLVGESGSGKSLLCRSLVRLLPSSLLKIESGSIQLQGRELTEISDAEMLEVRGGEIGMIFQNPTSHLDPVMRTGDQIAEGIRYHQGLKTREARAAATEILEQVGFPDPKRQYDSYPHEFSGGMRQRAMIGVALSCNPKILIADEPTTALDVTIQAQILRLLIDIRDKRGLSIILITHDLGIVAQTCDRIAVMRSGRLLEQGPKRMILSRPENPYTIDLINSHPSLPDEAAMTQPESTRPERSAKPLLEIDDLRVDFRVSGGFLKGSGAKTVSAVSGVSLQIMPGETIGIVGESGSGKSTLARAILGLTPISSGHVTFDGVDLTQRKSASLARLRRETAMVFQDPFNALNPRLTIGQTLAEVLKVQGKLAKAEIPARIGELLDLVGLEREFADRKPRSMSGGQCQRAGIARALAVDPKLIIADECVAALDVTIQAQIIDLFRELTRRMNLTLIFIAHDLAIVRDLCERTVVMYRGEIVEEGRSQEIFSRPKHAYTAALIAAIPDIDPDRPLHGERDAAQAGQTQSAKRMR; this comes from the coding sequence ATGAGCGACTCCCTACTTTCCGTCCGCGACCTCGTGGTCAAGGCCCGCCTGGACGACGGTGCCCGCACACTGATCGACGGCGTTTCGCTGGATCTCGGCAAGAGCGAGATTCTCGGTCTTGTCGGCGAGAGCGGCTCGGGCAAGAGCCTTCTGTGCCGCTCGCTGGTGCGGCTGCTACCCTCGTCGCTTCTGAAAATCGAAAGCGGCTCCATTCAGCTCCAAGGGCGAGAGCTCACGGAAATCAGCGATGCCGAAATGCTTGAGGTGCGTGGCGGCGAGATCGGTATGATCTTCCAGAATCCGACGAGCCATCTCGATCCCGTCATGCGCACCGGTGACCAGATCGCCGAAGGCATCCGCTACCATCAAGGTCTCAAAACGCGCGAGGCGCGCGCAGCCGCAACCGAGATCCTGGAGCAGGTCGGCTTTCCTGATCCAAAAAGGCAGTATGACAGCTATCCACACGAGTTTTCCGGCGGAATGCGGCAGCGTGCCATGATCGGCGTCGCACTCTCCTGTAATCCGAAGATCCTGATCGCCGATGAGCCGACGACAGCGCTCGACGTCACCATCCAGGCGCAGATCCTGCGGCTCCTGATTGACATCCGCGACAAGCGCGGGCTTTCGATCATTCTCATCACCCACGATCTCGGCATCGTCGCCCAGACCTGCGACAGGATCGCCGTCATGCGCAGCGGCCGGCTGCTTGAACAGGGTCCCAAAAGGATGATCCTCAGCCGGCCTGAAAATCCCTATACGATCGATCTGATCAACAGCCACCCTTCCCTGCCTGACGAAGCGGCGATGACGCAGCCGGAATCCACAAGGCCGGAGAGGTCAGCCAAGCCACTTCTCGAAATCGATGACCTTCGTGTCGACTTCAGAGTCAGTGGCGGTTTCTTGAAGGGCAGCGGGGCAAAGACGGTCAGCGCCGTTTCCGGCGTGAGCCTGCAGATCATGCCGGGCGAAACCATCGGCATCGTTGGAGAATCCGGCAGCGGCAAGAGCACGCTTGCCCGTGCAATTCTCGGCCTTACCCCGATTTCCTCCGGCCATGTCACTTTCGACGGTGTCGATCTGACCCAGCGGAAGAGCGCCAGCCTCGCAAGGCTCCGGCGCGAAACCGCCATGGTGTTCCAGGACCCGTTCAACGCACTCAACCCGCGCCTGACGATCGGCCAGACGCTTGCCGAGGTGCTGAAAGTCCAGGGCAAGCTCGCAAAGGCTGAGATCCCCGCACGCATAGGCGAATTGCTCGATCTCGTCGGGCTGGAGCGCGAATTCGCGGATCGCAAGCCGCGCAGCATGAGCGGCGGCCAATGTCAGCGCGCCGGCATTGCAAGGGCGCTTGCGGTCGACCCGAAGCTTATCATCGCCGACGAATGCGTGGCTGCCCTCGATGTCACCATCCAAGCGCAGATCATCGACCTCTTCCGTGAGCTGACGCGCAGGATGAACCTGACCTTGATCTTCATCGCCCACGATCTCGCCATCGTGCGCGACCTCTGTGAGCGGACCGTCGTGATGTATCGCGGCGAGATCGTCGAGGAAGGCCGCTCGCAGGAAATCTTCTCTCGCCCAAAGCATGCCTATACCGCAGCGCTCATTGCAGCCATTCCCGATATCGATCCGGACAGGCCCTTGCATGGCGAACGCGACGCGGCACAGGCCGGGCAGACCCAATCAGCCAAACGCATGCGATAA
- a CDS encoding gamma-glutamyltransferase family protein — MTPSTKQTTQTNSPSSRAMIATPHWQASEAGAKVLRRGGNVIEALVAAGAALSVTYPHFCGLGGDAVWLVADEKGNAQTFLGIGQATADIPRGDIPLRGAASTLTTACLVDSWEKVLAYSADAWGGTERLPTLLDDAIALADAGFEVSRSQAFWYEFRRDELRSWPGFTGLFRSGGIQHQPALAQTLKAIARHGPREFYEGALARRIVNGLAEAGSPLSAADLAATRTDAAAPLQQAYRDAILLAPPPPTQGITTLGIMGVLDHLPMANFRPEGPAYYHALVEAVKQAFLDRHAIADPRFAEDVSKHLLDPTRLAAKAAAIDPARALPWPQDYRHGDTALLAAVDADGRCASLLQSLYFDWGSGVVVGDTGLLWQNRGAAFSTDPASPNYIQPGKRPFYTLNPGLALKSGRPHLVYGTQGADGQPQTLSLLLSLLIDHGLDPAAALARPRFLLGRTFSDSRDSLKIEENIGAELVSALAAMGHEISTIDALSPLGGQAGIIRIGEDGAIDGAHDPRSDGGAILL, encoded by the coding sequence ATGACTCCCTCCACCAAACAAACCACTCAAACCAATTCGCCATCGTCCCGTGCCATGATTGCGACACCGCATTGGCAGGCCAGCGAAGCAGGCGCGAAAGTGCTCAGACGCGGCGGCAATGTGATTGAGGCACTGGTTGCGGCCGGAGCTGCTCTATCGGTCACCTATCCCCATTTCTGCGGGCTCGGCGGTGATGCTGTCTGGCTGGTGGCGGACGAGAAAGGTAATGCACAGACTTTCCTCGGCATCGGGCAGGCGACGGCAGACATTCCGCGTGGAGACATACCTTTGCGGGGCGCAGCCTCTACGCTGACGACGGCCTGCCTCGTGGATAGCTGGGAGAAAGTGCTTGCCTATTCCGCCGACGCATGGGGCGGCACGGAGCGATTGCCGACCCTTCTCGACGACGCCATCGCACTGGCAGATGCCGGCTTCGAAGTCAGCAGGTCGCAAGCCTTCTGGTACGAATTCCGGCGTGATGAGCTGAGGAGCTGGCCAGGCTTTACCGGGCTCTTCCGGTCCGGCGGCATCCAGCACCAGCCCGCCTTGGCGCAGACGCTCAAAGCCATTGCGCGTCACGGCCCCCGCGAATTTTATGAGGGAGCTCTCGCCCGTCGAATTGTGAACGGGCTTGCAGAGGCCGGCTCTCCTCTTTCGGCCGCAGATCTTGCTGCCACGCGGACCGATGCGGCGGCTCCTCTCCAGCAGGCGTATCGCGACGCGATACTTCTTGCTCCACCCCCACCGACACAAGGGATAACCACCCTCGGCATCATGGGTGTGCTCGACCATTTGCCGATGGCGAATTTCCGGCCCGAGGGTCCGGCCTATTATCATGCGCTGGTCGAAGCCGTGAAACAGGCGTTCCTCGATCGACATGCGATCGCCGATCCTCGTTTCGCCGAGGACGTCTCGAAACACCTCCTCGATCCGACGCGCCTTGCCGCCAAGGCTGCGGCGATCGATCCGGCACGAGCCCTGCCTTGGCCGCAAGACTATCGACATGGCGACACGGCGCTGCTTGCCGCCGTGGACGCCGATGGAAGATGTGCGTCGCTGCTGCAAAGCCTCTATTTCGATTGGGGCAGCGGCGTGGTGGTCGGCGACACCGGCCTCCTCTGGCAAAACAGGGGCGCAGCCTTCAGCACCGACCCAGCAAGCCCCAATTATATCCAGCCTGGAAAGCGTCCTTTCTATACCCTTAATCCAGGTCTTGCGCTGAAGAGCGGGCGTCCGCATCTGGTCTATGGGACGCAGGGCGCGGATGGCCAGCCGCAGACGCTGTCGCTGCTGCTCAGCCTGCTGATCGATCACGGCCTTGATCCCGCAGCAGCGCTCGCACGCCCGCGCTTTTTGCTCGGCCGAACATTCTCGGACAGCCGCGATAGCCTGAAGATCGAGGAAAATATTGGCGCCGAACTGGTTTCTGCCCTTGCCGCCATGGGACATGAGATCTCCACCATCGATGCGCTCAGTCCACTTGGGGGCCAAGCCGGTATTATCCGTATCGGCGAAGACGGGGCGATCGACGGCGCGCATGATCCGCGGAGCGACGGAGGCGCGATCCTGCTTTGA
- a CDS encoding proline iminopeptidase-family hydrolase: protein MWREIEPEARHVVEVDGYKVVAYSFGSGPETVFCLNGGPGLPCDYLREAHSWLIDKGYKVVAFDQLGTGASDRPTDKGLWTIGRYVEETEAVRKALGLGKVHMLGHSWGGWLAIDYALTYPENLKTLILEDTVADMPHLISELERLRAALGPETVAMMQKHEAQGTYNHPEYLAAVTILNYRHVCRLPEWPAPVRRSLDDWNMGPYETMQGPNEFLYIGNLKDWNRIPDLPKLAMPVLITAGEHDELTPACALRMKLALKDAELKVFANASHMPFYENPWDYYPALLDFLSRHRES from the coding sequence ATGTGGCGTGAAATTGAGCCGGAGGCGCGGCATGTCGTCGAGGTCGATGGCTACAAGGTGGTCGCCTACAGCTTTGGCAGCGGGCCCGAGACGGTCTTCTGCCTGAATGGCGGCCCCGGCCTGCCCTGCGACTATCTGCGCGAGGCGCATTCCTGGCTGATCGACAAGGGATACAAGGTCGTCGCCTTCGACCAGCTCGGCACCGGCGCCTCAGACCGCCCGACCGACAAGGGTTTGTGGACCATCGGCCGTTATGTCGAGGAGACCGAGGCCGTCCGCAAGGCGCTCGGCCTCGGCAAGGTCCATATGCTCGGTCACTCCTGGGGCGGCTGGCTGGCAATCGACTATGCGCTGACCTATCCCGAGAACCTCAAAACGCTGATCCTCGAAGACACCGTCGCCGATATGCCGCACCTGATTTCCGAGCTGGAGCGGCTGCGCGCGGCACTCGGCCCGGAAACGGTCGCGATGATGCAGAAGCACGAGGCGCAAGGCACCTATAACCACCCCGAATATCTCGCGGCCGTCACCATCCTCAACTATCGCCATGTCTGCCGCCTGCCGGAATGGCCGGCACCTGTCCGCCGTTCGCTCGACGATTGGAACATGGGTCCCTACGAGACGATGCAGGGGCCGAATGAATTTCTCTACATCGGCAATCTCAAGGACTGGAACCGCATTCCGGACCTTCCGAAACTTGCCATGCCGGTACTGATCACGGCGGGCGAACATGACGAGTTGACGCCGGCCTGCGCACTCAGGATGAAACTTGCCTTGAAGGATGCCGAACTCAAGGTCTTCGCCAATGCCAGCCACATGCCCTTCTACGAGAACCCGTGGGATTACTATCCGGCGCTCCTCGATTTCCTGTCACGGCATAGGGAAAGCTGA
- a CDS encoding proline iminopeptidase-family hydrolase, whose amino-acid sequence MERHVAAIPTQEAFLPFRKYRTWYRITGSLDSGRLPLVVAHGGPGCTHDYVDSFKGIAEIDGRAVIHYDQLGNGKSTRLPEKGPDFWTPALFLDELDTLLKHLGIQDRYAFLGQSWGGMLGAEHAVRRPKGLKALVIANSPANMHTWVAEANRLREELPQDVQDALLKHEQAATIADPEYIIASRVFYDRHVCRVVPWPEEVARTFATMDEDNTVYRNMNGPTEFHVIGTMKDWTIEDRLPLIEAPTLLISGKYDEATPLVVKPYVDRVRGCEWVLFENSSHMPHVEEKDLCLKTVSEFLTRYD is encoded by the coding sequence ATGGAGAGACACGTGGCCGCAATCCCGACGCAGGAAGCCTTTCTGCCCTTTCGCAAATACCGGACATGGTACCGCATTACCGGCTCGCTCGATTCCGGCAGGCTGCCGCTCGTCGTCGCCCATGGTGGGCCGGGCTGCACGCATGATTATGTCGACAGCTTCAAGGGGATTGCCGAAATCGATGGCCGCGCCGTCATCCATTACGATCAACTCGGCAACGGCAAGTCCACGCGACTGCCGGAGAAGGGCCCCGACTTCTGGACGCCAGCGCTCTTCCTGGATGAGCTGGATACGCTACTAAAGCATCTCGGCATTCAGGATCGCTACGCCTTTCTCGGACAGTCCTGGGGCGGCATGCTGGGCGCTGAACATGCGGTGCGTCGACCGAAGGGGCTGAAGGCGCTGGTAATTGCCAATTCTCCGGCCAACATGCACACCTGGGTTGCGGAAGCGAACCGTCTTCGCGAGGAGCTGCCGCAGGATGTTCAAGATGCGCTGCTGAAGCATGAACAGGCCGCCACGATCGCCGATCCGGAATACATCATCGCCTCCCGCGTCTTCTACGATCGCCATGTCTGCAGGGTCGTGCCTTGGCCGGAGGAAGTTGCGCGCACCTTCGCTACCATGGATGAGGACAATACCGTTTACCGCAACATGAACGGCCCGACCGAGTTTCACGTCATCGGCACGATGAAGGACTGGACGATCGAAGACAGGCTTCCGCTCATTGAGGCGCCTACCTTGCTGATCTCGGGTAAATATGACGAGGCGACGCCGCTGGTAGTCAAGCCCTATGTCGATCGCGTCAGAGGCTGCGAGTGGGTGCTCTTTGAAAATTCCAGCCATATGCCGCATGTCGAGGAGAAGGATCTTTGCCTGAAGACGGTCTCGGAATTCCTGACGCGGTATGACTGA